The Haloferax marinisediminis nucleotide sequence GATTCGAAGGGCAAGGTCTGCGGTCACGGTTCGGCCGACCGGACCACGGATTCCACTCGTTCCGAACATAGAGAAACTGATGCTGACAGGACGTTTTGGTATACGTCACCTACTGTGAACCACAGACTTTCAGGCAAAACCTACTCGGTGGAGGACTGAGACAGCAGTAGAATATGCCCGGCCAGCAGTGGGACTACTTATTGGAGGGGCTGGGCGTCGTCGAGGGACACAATTTCGAGCGAGCCGAGTGCGTCCAGCGTTACTCGATAACCGGCGTACGAAAATGAGAGGACCGCGTCGTCTGAACATTTGAACACTGTATCTAGGGCATCTGGGTCGATAGTTTGCGCAAGTGGAGGAAGTTGCGTTGGACGGATGTCCTCTATCGCTGCAATACTAAGTACCACATTCGTACTCAGAGGCTCGGAGGTATCCCGGTCGATTCGGTAGACTCCGGTCTCCTCTTCGTACGTTACCCGTGATTCTTTCCATTGCATCGTCTGTGCCATCATGGTGCGTGACATTCCTGTGTCTAATTTCATGGGTCTTAAATCCGTGCTATTTGTGAACAGTAGTGATTCGTGAAAGTCACAGATTCGGATACGTACTGTTTGTGTGGGTGAACAGAGACGCTCCGAAAAACCGCCTCACGTCCGCTACCGCCGGGTTTCTTACCGTCTGGCGAATAGTTCTTGTGTCTTCTCTCTCGCTTTCGCGGTCGATATTTCACGATTGTACAATGCTGCCCCGGGCTCTAGCAACGCACCACCGGACGTGAGGTCGCCCGTATCGACCGGACCGAAGCCCAAATCCCGAATTACGTCGGCGACGACCGCTTTTGCCTCGGTGTCGTCTCCCGCGTGGAAGATGGCGATACGCTCTGATTCGTCCAGTTCTGGGTGGCCGAAATCACGGAGTGTCTCCCAGTAAATCGTGTTGAATGCTTTGACGACGCGCGCGTCTGGAAGTTGCGCAGCGACGACTTCCGACGACGTCTGGTCACCGAGGTCGATGACGTGGAAGTTCTCCGTGTACGGGTTCATCGCGTCGACGACGACTTTCCCATCGAAGAAGTCCGCCGCAGGGAGCGACTCACGTTTCCGGAAAGGAAGCGCGAGGAACACGACCTCCCCGAACCGAACGGCGCGCTCGGGCGTGACAGCGCGGAGATTCGGTTCGAACGCTTCAGAGAGGTCTGCGAGAGAGTCGGACCCACTTCTGTTTGCGATGGCGACCTCGTGTCCTGCCTCGACGAGCAGCTGGGCCAACGTCCCACCAAGACGGCCAGCACCGAGTATCCCAATGTCCATGAACAAATATGAATGTTTGACAAATTGAATCTTGTGCCCATTCTCGGTCGTCGCACACGAGGAGAATACCGCGCGTGCAGTGCCGGAGAAACCGGAAATCAGGCTTTTCCACCGTGATGGCACTCGTGTTGGAGCCGAACAGTAGGGAGTCGTTCACAATCGTCGTGTCACAGGATAGTATCGTTATTCTCAGAATAACCGCCACAGACGTTCACAATTGGCGAACTTTCAGTAAAGCAGGACAATCATAAATTAATATACATGTGAGCGTAGTACGCCTATGAACAGACGCCAATTCATCGGTGGTATCGGCGTGGGCATGGTTCTCACCTCGGGATGTCTCGGCAGTGGTGGCGACACCACCACCCCAGTGCCAGGCGCAAACCAAGACGGACCAGCGGACGGTACTCAGACTCCTGAGCAGTCGTCTGGTGGCCAATCGACGCCTGAGTCGACGCCAGAACCGACGGTCGAACCCGACGTCGAAGAGACACCTGAACCTGCCCCAGAAGACAGAATCGACTTCACGCGCGAAGAAGGGGACCCGGAAGTCGTCGGGACGCTCCTGACGAAGGGGCCAGTTCCCGGTGTCATCGTCTCATCTGACCTGCCGTTCGCCAACGCGTGGCAGAACTACGCAGAAGTCGACGAAGAGAACGGGCAGTACCTGGTGGGCCTCTCGGTCACGTCTGGGTCTTCGATTGGTCGCCTGAGTGTCGTCGGACGGGTGTTCGACGAATCGGGGAGTCTCATCAGCAAAGACACCGACGTGAGCAACAACATCCCGGGTGGCGAGAAAGCCCTCATCCACCTCGCGTTCGATGGGGACGTCACCGAGATGTACCACTTCGAAATCGACCTGACGGCACCGAAATAACAGCTCCTATGCCCCGCCTGCGTAGGCGTCGAACTCTTTTCCACGAATCGCAAAGTATCCGACGCCGACGAGGCCAACCATCGATGCACCGGTGAACGCCAGTGTTGGATCGACCGCGTAAAGCCATCCACCGAGCACTGCACTCGGGATGACGATGGTGTTCCGGACGAGGTAGTACGCACCAGTGACCCTGCCGCCGGCGTTCTGTGCTGCGGGGCCAACGATGAGCGCTTTGTGTGCGGGCAAGCCAGCGAAACGGAGTCCCGAGAAACCGAACAGCGCGACGAGCACCCACTGGTTACTCGGCGCGAGGATGAGCAGGACGGGGAAGACAGCATAGACCAGGAATCCCACCGCGACGACCGGTTTGAGTCCCGTTCGTTCGGCGAGTTTCGAGACGGGGAGTTTCGTCAGGATGGCGACGACCATCTCGACACTCAGGAGGATACCGAAGAAGGCGTCGGGGCGAAGTGAGACGCCAAAACCGGTGAACCCGACTGCGAGAAAGTCGGTGACGACGATGACGAAGAAGACGTACACCATCCCGTTCGCGAACCGGACGAGTGTATCCGCGACGAGAAGCGGACGGAGTGTCTCGGGCAGTGAACGCAGGTCTTCGCGCAGTTGTGAGAGTCCTTCGAACGATTTTCCAAGCGAGTCTTCACTAGCGTCGTAGAGGAAGTGTTGGGCCACCGTCGCGAGGATACCGAACACCGCTGCCACGACGAGGACGTGCTGGAACCCGACGAGGAACGACGACGTCACAGCCAACAACGCCGCCGCGATGAGCGGGCCGAGCAAGAACCCGACACGCCGGAATATCTCGGTGCTCGCGAATCCCATGGCGAGTCGCGACGGTGGGACGCTCTGCTTGACGATGGCGAACGTCGCACCCAGCCCGAACGACTTCCACGCCTGTGTGAGAAAGAGGCCGACGAAGATCCAAATCCACGGTTCGAGTGAGAATCCAGCGACCATCACCGGTGGGACCGATGGGGCGACGAACCAGAGGAGAAATCCGGCAGACGATATCGTGCCGAAGAGGGTGAGCGAGAGGCGCGACCCGAGTCGGTCTGAAATCGCGCCACCGGGGTACGGGTAGAGTGCACCGATGAGATTCCCGACACTCCCATAGAGACCGACGACGGTGGCACCAGTGCCGAGCACACGGAGGTACTCGGGGACGTACCGTCCAGTCATCTGAAAGGAGAGACTGAACGCGAACATCGCAACCGAGAGGACGAGGACGTCGCGTTCGAGGCCGACGAACTGCCGAAACGAGTCGAACGCGTCTACTGCGTCCCGTCGTGCATCCATCGACTTGCTAATTCGACTACGCTGGCAAGAAAGTACTCGACCCGGTTAGCGCTGTGTCGGGGGGGCGACCCACACCACGAGGCCATCGTCAGTTCGAACGATACCGCGGGTCCGTTCGTCACCGAACGGCGCGTCGTCGACGTCGGTTGGGTCGAGGTCGGTCACTCGGTACACTTCGTCGACGAGCCATCCATAGACGTCGTCGTCTTCTTCACCAGTATCGAAGACTATGACCCGTGACGCCGCAGGGTTCGACTCGACACCGAGGAGTCGCGCAGTATCGACGAGCGTGGTCGTCACACCGCGGTAGTCCATCACGCCGACGACGTGGGGCGGTGCGTCGGGGAGCGACCGGGACTGCTGTTGGTCGATAATCTCTGCAACCGAGTCGAGGACGACGCAGTAACGCTCGTCTCCGACCGTGAATTCGAGAACCTGTTTCGGGTCGTCGAACTGCGCGTCCGAGTGGTCTCCGACGGCCATCTACGCCCCCGAGTGTGCGAGTCTGTCGGTGGCCTCGTCGAGGTCGTCTTCCATCGTGTCTACCTCGTCGTCGACGTGGTCGATGAGGAGGCTGACCTCGGAAATCTTCGCCGTCTGCTCTTCGGACGCGGCCGCGACCTGATTGATTTCGCTTGCAACCTCTTCGGCACCTCGAGACGTCTCGTCGACGAGGCTGGCGACCTCTTCCGTGCTGGCAGCCTGCTGGTCGGTTGCACGGGCGACTTCTTCGGCGCCTTCGGCAGCCTCTCCGACAGCAACGTCGATGCTTCGAAGTGCGGACACCGCAGCGTCGACTTCCGAGAGCCCTTCGTTGACCTCTTCGTTCGCCTCCTGAATGTTGTCGACGGTGGTCTTGGTCGTCGACTGGATGTCGTCGACGACCTCCTCGATTTCAGAGACGCTCTCACGCGACTGCTCTGCGAGACTCTTGACCTCGTCGGCGACGACGGCGAACCCCGACCCAGCCTCGCCTGCGCGGGCGGCCTCGATGGACGCGTTGAGCGCGAGCAAGTTGGTCTGGTCGGCAATCTCGTTGATGACCTCTACGACGCTGTCGATCTGGTCCACCTTCTCACGAAGTTCGAGAATCTCTTCGTGAACGTCAGAGGTGGCGTCGTCGACGGTTTCCATCGCTGACGTCGCGCTGTCGGCCGATTCGCGGCCTTCCGAGGCGAGTTCGCGGGCCTGGTCGCTCATCGACTTCGTCTGCTCGGCACTCGACGCAATCTCTTCGACGCTGGCACTCAAATTCGAGACTTCACCGGCCACTTCACGCATGTTCTCGGATTGAACGTTCGCCAGGTCGCTAATCCCCTGTGCACTGATTGCGACGGTTTCAGAAGCGCTCGAAAGTTCGGTGACGGCCGCGTCGATCTCGTCGGTTGCGTCGTCCACGTCGTCCACGTCGCCGAGGACGTCGGTCGCATCTGCTGCTGCCGCACCTGTAACGTGGTTCACTGTGCTCTCGGCGCGACTGCCGAGCTCAGTCGTGTCACGTTCTAGATTCAGTCCGTTGTCACCCGTCATGGTTGGTCGAGGGTGACAACCGACATAAACTCTTTTCCCAGATATCAGAAAAAATAATCACTAAGTGGCGTGAATTGGAATTCGATTGGCCACATACCACACGATGTAGTGAACAATTGTCCACTCCGTTCAGTACGCAGTTCCCGCAGATATTTCGGCGGAACCACCAGACGGATATATAAATTAACTTGCAGAATCAAGGTTCACAGCCGGCGTCTCACGGGAGTGAGCATACCACCTGAATACCAGATACGTTCAGTTTTTCGAGAACCTACGTGACTCGACGACCCATCTGGATGGCAACGAACCCCCCAATCGCAACTAAGACGATAGACCCTCCAGCGGCGAGTCCGTACACGTACGCGAGCGTGACACCAGCGACCCCTGCCACCACACCAGCCAGCACACCGTACAGCAAGAACCGTTTGTAACTCTGGCCGAGTGGTGCCGCGGTGACGACTGGAACGACGAGTAACGCCGCGACGAGGATGACACCCATAATCTGCATCGCACTGACGACGACGAACGCGGTGAGAATCGACAACAGTGTGTTCACGGCCCGGACGTGTACCCGAGAGGCGCGGGCCGCCGTCTCGTCGAACGTGACGTACAACAACGGCCGATAGGCTGCCATCACTGCGACGGCGACCACGAACGCCATCGAAACGAGGAGACCAACGTCGGCACGGGAGACGGTCGCGAGTGAGCCGAATAGGTACTGGTTGATGCCGACGGAGATGCCACCCCCCGTCAGTGAGATGAGGACGCTCCCGAGCGCGAATCCGCCTGTGAGGACCATCGCGAGTGCGGCATCGCTTCGGGCGTCCGTGTACTCGACGAGCACCTGCACGACGAGCGCCGCAATCGTTGCGACGACGAGCGCTCCGACGAGAGGCGGGACTGCCAACGCAAGCGTCGCATCGAGGAAGAGCGCGACTGCGACGCCGGCAAACGCAGTGTGAGCGAGTGTATCGCCGACCATCGAGAGGTCGCGGTAGACCAAGAACGACCCAACGAGCGGGCCGACGATGCCGATGCAGATGACCGACAGATACGCCCGTTGCATGTAGGGGTACGTCAAGAATTCGAGTCCCGTCACGCCCGCGAGCCACGAGAACGACCCATCGACGACCACGGTGAGGAACCAGTCGAACATCCCAGAGAGCACGTTGAGCACGAGCAACGAAGTGAACACGTCACCCCCCGAGACGGCAGTGAACAGCGCAGTGGCAGTCACTGTTGTTCCTCCGTCGACTCAGAAGGAGAGTCATCCGAAGGGGGACCCTCGGTGGGTGCATCGGCTTCACCGTTGTGGTGGTGATGGTGCGTGTGATCCAACACCCGCTGGTTTGTTCCATACGCTGCTGCGAGGGCGTCACTGTCGGCGAAGTCGTCGGCGGCACCGTGGAAGTAGAGACGTTTGTTCAGACAGGCGATGCGGGATGCACGGTCGGTGACGACGCCGATGTCGTGTTCGACCAAGACGATAGTCATCCCCTGTGCGTTCAGTTCACCCAGCAGGTCGTAGAACGACGCACGAGACTCCGAATCCAGTGCTACCGTCGGTTCGTCGAGTGCGAGTAAATCAGCCTCGGCGGCGAGTGCCCGGGCGACGAAGACACGCTGTCGCTGACCGCCCGAGAGCGATCCGACGCGCCGATTTGCGAGGTCAGTGATGCCGACACGGTCGAGCGCGCCATCTACGACGGCGTGGTCGACATCGGAAAACCGACCGAACAGGTTGCGGGGGTACCGCCCCATTCGGACGACTTCTCGGACGGTGATTGGCATGTCTCTCGCAGTGTTCGTCACGTCCTGTGCCACGTACGCGATGCGTTCGCCGTCCGAAAACTCGTGAGCGGGTTCCCCGAACAACTGAACGTCACCGCTGTCGGGGCGCTGAAGACCGAGCATCAAGGTCAACAGCGTGCTCTTTCCCGACCCGTTCGGGCCGACGAGGCCGAGAAATTCACCTTCCTCCACATCGAGCGAAACACCGTCGACGACCGGGAGGTCACCGTAGGAAAAGGCGACGTCGTGGAGTGTCACTGCAGTCATCGCACACCCAGCGCCGTTTGAAGCGACGGGAGATTTACTTCTCGCACGATGTCGATGTAGCCCCACTCTTCGTCGTCCCACTCCGCCGTCAATCCGGGAATCGACGTGAGCGGAAGGACCGATTCGGCAGCCGTCTCGGCGACGAGTTGCTTCGCGGCGCGGTCAGGTTCTAACGGGTCGGCGAGGACGTGGCGGATTCCGTGTTCCTCGATTGCCGCTTGTGCGCGTTCGATATCACGCGGTGAGGGGTCATCGTCGGGCGAAAGCCCGGTGAGCGCGACGACGTCGAAGTCGTACCGCTCTGCGAGGTATCCGAAGGCGTCGTGCCCCGCCACGAGAATCACGTCTCGCTCACGGGATTCGAGGCCCTGTTCGAACGCCGTGTCGAGGTCCGACAGTGCGGTCACGTAGGAGTCTGTGTTCTCGGCGTACGCCTCAGCGTTCGCATCGTCGACCGACTGGAACGCGTCTCGAAGCGTCTTCGTGGCAGTCGCGACACGCTCTGGGTCCATCCAGAAGTGTGGGTCGACCGCGTCGGTTCCGTGTTCCTCGTCTGTCTCGGAGTGTGCCTCGTCGTGGTGTGTGGCATCGAAGGCGTGGAGGTCTACGTCGGCGGCGATGTCGACAGACACGACGTCCGCACCGTCTGCGTCGAGCGAGGCCACGATATCGTCGGCCCACGGTTGAAAGTCGGCCATCCCGTGGACGAAGAGCGTCGATTCGAGGATACGCCCCTGTACGTCCGGTCCGGGTTCCCATCCGTGGCCGTGCTGCCCCAGTGGAACGAGTGTCTCGGCAGTCGCTGTGTCGCCAGCGACGTGGCGTGCAATATCACCGAAGACGAAGAACGACGCGGACGCGAGCACCTCGCCGGAGGCCGTGGTCTGCTGTTGTGTGTCGCCGCCGAGACACCCGGCGAGTGCCGCGGCAGTGGTGCCAGAGACGGCCGCGAGGAACGCGCGTCGTTTCTGTAGTTGCATATTACTAAAAATGTAATTTGGGATAATAAGCACTAGTATTTGGAGACTCTATTTTATTATTCTGTATCTCACGCCGTCGCCCCCGTAGAGTCAGCACTAATCATCTCGTTGGGAGATAACAGAGTCTCAAAGGAGCGTGTCGGTGGGGCTCACCCGGTCGACTGACTGCGGACAGACCCAGCCAACTCGATGAGTGCCCGGCGTTTGATGAGAGCGAACCCGAGGAAGATGGTGACGAACCCAAGCGCCGTGAGCGAGTCGATGAGTTGTCCCAGAAACGCCCAACTCAGCAGCGTCGCCGAGACGGGTTCGAGGTACCCGATGAGATTGATTTGCGTCGGCCCGAACCGCGAGAGCAGTTCGAAGTAGATGAGGAACGCTGCCGCACCGCTGACGACGGCGAGGTACACGAGTGACCCGATGGCAGTCGTCGTCCACTCGATGGATGCCAGAGACTCGTTCGTCGCAACGCCACTGAGGTGGAGCAATCCCGCGCCGAACAGCATCGCCCACGCTTGGAGGGTCCGAGCGGGGATATCCGAGGAGTACGGCCGGGTCAACACGGCACCGAGCGCGAAACACGCCGCGGCGACGAAGACGATGCCGACACCGACGACGTCGCTCGAGAGGAGCGCACTGGTGTCCGGTTGAGCGACGAGTCCGACACCGACGAACCCGAACGCGAGTCCGGCGATACCGAGCGCCGTCAGTCGGTCACCGAGCAGTCCCGCGGCGAACAGCGTCGTGAGAATCGGCCCGAGGCTGATGACGATCGCCGCGACGGCACCCGGAACGTACTGCTGTCCGATGTAGAGGAAGGCGTGGTGGCCACCAATCATCAACCCACCCGCGATACCGACGAGTTTCCAATCAGTTCGTGTCCGTGGTCGCCAGTAGTCGGTCGAGAGCGCGGCATATCCGAGGACGATGAGGCCAGCGAGATAGTATCGAATCGCGGCGAAGTGAAGCGGCGGAAAGAACTCGAGGCCGACTTCGATGGCGACGAACGAACTCCCCCAGAGAGTTGCAAGGAGGAGAAAGAGGCCTGACGCGACCCGTCCGTTCATCGAACGCTCCCCTCGATTGCACGTTCGGAAGACCCATTCGTGAGGGATCGTTCAACGAGTTCGCATTTCCTCAGAGTTGTATCCAGCACGTGAGCGAGTAGTTACCTGACAATCGATATTAGTCGTTTTGTTCGGACTGGGTCGACTGACACCGACTCAGTTTCGACGCCGGTGCGTCAGTCCGCAGACTCACCCAGCGCCGCACGCATTGCGCCGAGAAGCCACGCACTCACATTCGGTGTTTCGCGGGCGGTGTACGCCACGAACGCGTACTGGCCGAGTGCATTCCGTGCCGAGCGATGCGTGTCGTCTTCGAGTGACCGTTCGAGGTAGCGGTCACCCCGGTCGACTCGGTGTGCGACGTCGGTGAGGGCACGCCTCGTCACGTCGGGAGACGAGTGGTCCGAGCGCGCCGATTCGAGCGCTTCGAGCGCCGCGAGTTTCTCATCACGAACCTCGGCGGCAGATTGCAGTGTTCCGTACTCACCCCGTCGGACTGCTACTTTCGCGGCCTCGAAGGCTCGACGACTCCGTTCGGCGACGTGTGCTTCGAGGAGTGCGTTCGCAACTCGGTCACGACGGACTGCTTCTCGGATACCCTCGACGCCGTAATGCAAGTGGATAAACGTCTCCACGAGGAGTTCCGCTGCCGGCGTATCTTCGATTGGTCGGTCGAAGTCGTCGAACAGCTGGCTGGTAGGTCCGTAGTCGTCGGGGTAGTCGTCTCTGCGTGCTTCGACGATATCTGAGAGCGACGAGGCAGTCTCCTCGAACACGTGGCCGAAGTCCTGCGGGTCAGAGAGGGACTGCCGATAGCGGTCGGCGAGGTGGCGGGCACTCTCCAACGACGCACGCGCGGACTCGACGGCGTCGAGCATCTCACCGACTCCGGGGGCACTCCCCCCGTGTCGG carries:
- a CDS encoding HalOD1 output domain-containing protein codes for the protein MMAQTMQWKESRVTYEEETGVYRIDRDTSEPLSTNVVLSIAAIEDIRPTQLPPLAQTIDPDALDTVFKCSDDAVLSFSYAGYRVTLDALGSLEIVSLDDAQPLQ
- a CDS encoding NADPH-dependent F420 reductase, which codes for MDIGILGAGRLGGTLAQLLVEAGHEVAIANRSGSDSLADLSEAFEPNLRAVTPERAVRFGEVVFLALPFRKRESLPAADFFDGKVVVDAMNPYTENFHVIDLGDQTSSEVVAAQLPDARVVKAFNTIYWETLRDFGHPELDESERIAIFHAGDDTEAKAVVADVIRDLGFGPVDTGDLTSGGALLEPGAALYNREISTAKAREKTQELFARR
- a CDS encoding MFS transporter; amino-acid sequence: MDARRDAVDAFDSFRQFVGLERDVLVLSVAMFAFSLSFQMTGRYVPEYLRVLGTGATVVGLYGSVGNLIGALYPYPGGAISDRLGSRLSLTLFGTISSAGFLLWFVAPSVPPVMVAGFSLEPWIWIFVGLFLTQAWKSFGLGATFAIVKQSVPPSRLAMGFASTEIFRRVGFLLGPLIAAALLAVTSSFLVGFQHVLVVAAVFGILATVAQHFLYDASEDSLGKSFEGLSQLREDLRSLPETLRPLLVADTLVRFANGMVYVFFVIVVTDFLAVGFTGFGVSLRPDAFFGILLSVEMVVAILTKLPVSKLAERTGLKPVVAVGFLVYAVFPVLLILAPSNQWVLVALFGFSGLRFAGLPAHKALIVGPAAQNAGGRVTGAYYLVRNTIVIPSAVLGGWLYAVDPTLAFTGASMVGLVGVGYFAIRGKEFDAYAGGA
- a CDS encoding chemotaxis protein CheW, with protein sequence MAVGDHSDAQFDDPKQVLEFTVGDERYCVVLDSVAEIIDQQQSRSLPDAPPHVVGVMDYRGVTTTLVDTARLLGVESNPAASRVIVFDTGEEDDDVYGWLVDEVYRVTDLDPTDVDDAPFGDERTRGIVRTDDGLVVWVAPPTQR
- a CDS encoding methyl-accepting chemotaxis protein, with the protein product MTGDNGLNLERDTTELGSRAESTVNHVTGAAAADATDVLGDVDDVDDATDEIDAAVTELSSASETVAISAQGISDLANVQSENMREVAGEVSNLSASVEEIASSAEQTKSMSDQARELASEGRESADSATSAMETVDDATSDVHEEILELREKVDQIDSVVEVINEIADQTNLLALNASIEAARAGEAGSGFAVVADEVKSLAEQSRESVSEIEEVVDDIQSTTKTTVDNIQEANEEVNEGLSEVDAAVSALRSIDVAVGEAAEGAEEVARATDQQAASTEEVASLVDETSRGAEEVASEINQVAAASEEQTAKISEVSLLIDHVDDEVDTMEDDLDEATDRLAHSGA
- a CDS encoding metal ABC transporter permease, whose product is MFDWFLTVVVDGSFSWLAGVTGLEFLTYPYMQRAYLSVICIGIVGPLVGSFLVYRDLSMVGDTLAHTAFAGVAVALFLDATLALAVPPLVGALVVATIAALVVQVLVEYTDARSDAALAMVLTGGFALGSVLISLTGGGISVGINQYLFGSLATVSRADVGLLVSMAFVVAVAVMAAYRPLLYVTFDETAARASRVHVRAVNTLLSILTAFVVVSAMQIMGVILVAALLVVPVVTAAPLGQSYKRFLLYGVLAGVVAGVAGVTLAYVYGLAAGGSIVLVAIGGFVAIQMGRRVT
- a CDS encoding metal ABC transporter ATP-binding protein, producing MTAVTLHDVAFSYGDLPVVDGVSLDVEEGEFLGLVGPNGSGKSTLLTLMLGLQRPDSGDVQLFGEPAHEFSDGERIAYVAQDVTNTARDMPITVREVVRMGRYPRNLFGRFSDVDHAVVDGALDRVGITDLANRRVGSLSGGQRQRVFVARALAAEADLLALDEPTVALDSESRASFYDLLGELNAQGMTIVLVEHDIGVVTDRASRIACLNKRLYFHGAADDFADSDALAAAYGTNQRVLDHTHHHHHNGEADAPTEGPPSDDSPSESTEEQQ
- a CDS encoding metal ABC transporter substrate-binding protein, translated to MQLQKRRAFLAAVSGTTAAALAGCLGGDTQQQTTASGEVLASASFFVFGDIARHVAGDTATAETLVPLGQHGHGWEPGPDVQGRILESTLFVHGMADFQPWADDIVASLDADGADVVSVDIAADVDLHAFDATHHDEAHSETDEEHGTDAVDPHFWMDPERVATATKTLRDAFQSVDDANAEAYAENTDSYVTALSDLDTAFEQGLESRERDVILVAGHDAFGYLAERYDFDVVALTGLSPDDDPSPRDIERAQAAIEEHGIRHVLADPLEPDRAAKQLVAETAAESVLPLTSIPGLTAEWDDEEWGYIDIVREVNLPSLQTALGVR
- a CDS encoding DMT family transporter, producing MNGRVASGLFLLLATLWGSSFVAIEVGLEFFPPLHFAAIRYYLAGLIVLGYAALSTDYWRPRTRTDWKLVGIAGGLMIGGHHAFLYIGQQYVPGAVAAIVISLGPILTTLFAAGLLGDRLTALGIAGLAFGFVGVGLVAQPDTSALLSSDVVGVGIVFVAAACFALGAVLTRPYSSDIPARTLQAWAMLFGAGLLHLSGVATNESLASIEWTTTAIGSLVYLAVVSGAAAFLIYFELLSRFGPTQINLIGYLEPVSATLLSWAFLGQLIDSLTALGFVTIFLGFALIKRRALIELAGSVRSQSTG